The DNA region AATAAAATACCCACTCCTGTTGGACTGTTGTTGCCTATAATCAGGCCTTTTTTAATTTGTTGCCCTGCACTTTTATAGATACTTATATTATCTTCCGTCCAAGCTACCTCACGATCATTTATCACAGAGAAATTCTCTAATAATCCCCCTATACACTTATCATATTGTACAAATTGCCCTCTAGGATAAGGACCTCTCATATTATGCCCTTCTATATAGGTTAACTCAGAGTCATCGCATTGGTTTAATCGAATTCCGGTAGAACCATCTTCCACTTTTACATTTGTAATTACTAAATTTTGAGACTCCAATCCTTCAATACAATTGCTAGTAAAATCAGCTAAAGGACCAGCAACAGGTGCATTCGTGTACTTAATGTAGCTGTTTTTTATGGTTAAATTATCGGCATTTGAAAATTTAATGCCCATGTAAGCACCGGTATATTCAATAATACAGTTAGAGATGACTACTCCGCTGTAATTATTAATTTCTATGCCATGCTGACTAGAAGTTTTAATATAAAGGTTTTCTATTTTTTGATTGTCCTCACTTACAATGATAGGACCGGATTCTTGTAAATTAGCGCTACAGATGTAACTTTTTATTGTAGGTAAAATCGTATAAATGACTGTTGTACCATCACCAGCTGTTACGGTATAGGTTACTTCATTATTAAAATCCTGAACTACCTTGGACTTTGGGCTAACCGTAGCCCCTGAAGAAACGGTTATGGTAGGAATCAACTCTTCAATTGAAAGCATGAAAGAATTTAGCGCAACATAGATTTTTTTGTTGTCTTCATCTAAAGTTCCAACGATATCTGCAATAAGTCCTTCGTTATCAGCAGACAGGAAAGTGAATTCGGTGATTTTTGGGTTTGTAATGACAATGGGCTCTTCCTGTACCTCTTCAAATTCATCTTTTTGACTAGCCAAGCTAATATCCTCATTTTCTGATGAGCAAGAAGCTAATAGTACTGCCAAAAGCATTAATAGGGATACTGTTCTGCTAGCGTATATAGATTTCTCAATGCTTCTTACCATAAAACTTATGTATTACATTAGTACAGATGTACATCTTCAGTAGCTACTCTGTCTAAATAACTAAAAATCATCGTATTTGTTGTTTTTGAATAACTTCATCTAATTCTCTTATCCAATTTGGTAAGCTTGTCATAATGTTGAAATGTATCGTGGGAACTGAATTCTTGATTTACCAATTGTTAACTGTATTTTCACCTTTGAAGACTATCCTCATAATTGAAATTAGCACCGAAGATAATTTCACAACCAATTTAGGCACTAGGCGTTTTTCCTATAAAAAGCATTGTTCTTACCAATTAGAAAGGCGTTACAGAAGCTTGACTAGTTCAGATTACATCTAATCTTTTAGAGCTTGTTTACACACTAGTATGCCAAAGGCAAGCTATAAAGTTTTGAATACTAACTTATTCATGCTTTTTCAATATAGAATCAGTTGACCTTCAACCCTAGAATCCGTATATTTAAGTGCAGCCTATTAAAAAAGCAACGGGTATAGTAGGTCCAAAATAACATCATAGATTTTTTCTATTAAAAAATTATTTTTGATAGATTAAAATTCAATAGTTTTACTTAAAAGAACTTAATCAATATAAAATAGACACAATCATGAGTAGTACTAACGGAAAAGGTGAAGCTTGGGATGTTAATGAATCCTCGGCGGCAAATTGCCCATTTTTAAATGGCGAAATGCATCAAGCAGCAGGTGGAGGAACCACTAATAAAGACTGGTGGCCAAATATGTTAAACCTTAATATATTAAGGTTACACTCTAAAATGGCCGATCCAATGGACGATGATTTTAATTACGCTGAAGAGTTTAAGTCATTAGATTTAGCTGCGGTAAAGAAAGATTTAACCGAGTTAATGACCACTAGTCAAGATTGGTGGCCTGCAGATTACGGTCATTATGGTCCGTTTTTCATCCGTATGGCTTGGCATAGTGCCGGAACCTACCGTATTTCTGATGGTAGAGGTGGTGCAAGTGCAGGAAACCAACGTTTTGCCCCTTTAAATAGTTGGCCGGATAATGCGAACCTAGATAAGGCCCGTTTACTGTTGTGGCCCATTAAACAGAAATATGGAAAGAAGATTTCTTGGGCAGATCTATTGATACTTACGGGAAATGTAGCTCATGAAAGTATGGGGCTGCCAATGTTTGGTTTTGCTGGTGGCCGTGAAGATATTTGGCAACCTGAAGAAGATGTGTACTGGGGTTCTGAAACAGAATGGTTAGGCAACAAACAAAGATATGATGAGGACGGTAACGAATTGGAAAATCCGTTAGGTGCAGCACATATGGGTCTTATTTATGTAAATCCGGAAGGACACAATGCAAATCCCGACCCTTTAGAAGCTGCACATTATATTAGACAGACATTCAAAAGAATGGCAATGGATGATTATGAGACCGTGGCTTTGATTGCAGGTGGTCATACGTTTGGTAAAACCCACGGTGCCGCCAACCCAGATGATTATGTTAGTGCAGAACCTGCCGCGGCAGATATTACGGAACAAGGTTTGGGCTGGAAAAGCAGCTACGGATCCGGTTCTGGCGCAGATACCATTACCAGTGGTTTAGAAGGCGCTTGGTCGCAAACACCTACAAAATGGAGCCATTATTTCTTTGAAAATCTATTCGGTTTTGAATGGGAATTAACTAAGAGCCCTGCTGGCGCATGGCAATATAAGCCTGTTGGTGATGCAGGTGCAGGAGAAATGCCAGATGCACATATTGAAGGGAAAACCCACCAACCATTTATGTTGGTGACGGATATGTCTTTACGTGTTGACCCTGAGTTCGAAAAAATTTCAAGAAACTTTTTAGAGAATCCAGATGAATTTAAAGACGCCTATGCCCGTGCATGGTATAAATTAACGCACCGTGATATGGGGCCTGTAGACCGTTATTTAGGTCCTGAAGTACCTCAAGAAGAGTTACTTTGGCAAGATCCGGTTCCTGCTGTAGATTTTGAATTGATTAATGATGCTGATATAGCAGACCTTAAGAAGACTATTTTGTCTTCTGGTCTATCTACTGCGGAGTTGGTTTCAACTGCTTGGGCTTCTGCTTCAACCTTTAGAGGTTCTGATAAACGTGGTGGCGCTAATGGTGGTCGTGTTCGCTTAGCCCCTCAAAAGGATTGGAAAGTAAACAACCCTGCACAATTGGCAAAGGTTACTTCAACTTTAGAGAAAATTCAGAAGGACTTTAATGATAGTCAGTCTGGCAACAAGAAGGTTTCTTTTGCTGACTTAGTTGTTTTAGCGGGTACTGCAGCAGTAGAAAATGCTGCTAAAGCTGCTGGTTTTGAAACATCAGTTGGTTTTAATGCGGGTCGTACGGATGCTACTCAGGAAAAAACCGATATTGAAGCTTTTGAAGCTTTGGAACCTATTGCAGACGGATTTAGAAATTATACCAAACAAAAACTATCTGTTCAAGCGGAAGAATTATTGATAGACAGAGCAAATTTACTGACATTAACTGCTCCTGAAATGACCGTACTAATTGGTGGTCTTCGTGTTCTTGGCGCAAATTATGACGGTTCCAACAACGGAGTATTTACGAAAACACCTGGTGCTTTAACTAATGATTTCTTTGTAAACCTACTAGATATGGGTACTACTTGGAAAGCTGCTTCAGAAGATGACACCCTATTTGAAGGTAGCGACCGTAAAACAGGAACGGTAAAATGGACAGGAACTAGAGTAGATTTAATTTTTGGTTCTAATTCTGAATTACGTGCATTGGCCGAAGTTTATGGCACCGAAGATGCAAAACAGAAATTTGTTAGTGATTTTGCCAAAACCTGGACCAAAGTGATGAATTTAGATCGTTACGATATTTAATTAAATAAGCTTAATCCCCTATTACAAAGGTAGCTCTATGAGCTGCCTTTTTTTTGCTATATCCCCTATCGCCAGTTAATAGCTGTTACAACAGTTCCTATGGATAAATTCAAAATAATGAAAAAGGAAAGTCACCCATTTATCTACACCTATTCACCGGTAAATAGATATTTTACCTCCAACAGTTAAATAAAAAGTTTAGCGTTAGGAAGTTGAAAAAGTAGTTTTGTATTGTCTAATTGAAGCTGACTAAATTGGTAAAATTTGCCCAAATTCATAAAATGATGTGCATATTTGTAGAAAGAAACCCCCTCATGAAAATTCACTTGCTATTCATTTTGACCGCGTTACTCTATTGGCCTATAAGCGCACAGGATACCGATAAAAACTGGATTGAGACCAAAGCTACGATTACCGAAATACACAATAATATAAAAGCTAGGGGTACAAGGTCATTTGCTACTGTTTCCTACTTGGATGAAAATGGTAAACAACAGAAGAGCAGAGTTGAATTACTAGCGATCCCTTTTATTGGCACCCTAAAATCGGTTAATGATTCGGTGACTATTTATTATGATAAGGCCAACCCGGCGCTGGCAAAATCTCCGGAAACCTCCTTTTTGCAATCGTATGGACTTTACCTCTTAATTGGAGCGGGAATCTTATTTTCGCTTTACAATTTTAGAAAAAAAACCGGAGGAAGCACAGATTAAATGCTACGCTGGCAAATAGCTTATTTACTACGTTTAATTTGTTTTGCATTCAAACCTAACATTACAGAGCGCTCCTTGCCTCCCTCCTCTTCAAGAACTGCATAAATATTTTGACCTTCCCCAAGAACAAAATCTTTACAGACAAAAACGAGATGATTGTTACTATGGGCCGCAATGGATTCTTGTAGATTGTAAATAAACAACTCTTCAATTTGTATTTCGTGACTCCCTTTCAATGATTTAACAAAAAATCTTAAAGATTTCACCTTATAATCACTCCATGAGTCGTTTTTCACTTCCAGCACAAAATGCAAATCATTATGATCCTTGATAATATTGTTGAGCTGTAGCCCAATTAAATTAATAGTATTTACACTTTTTTTAAAACTCGATTTTTTCAAATAACTATTCTCGCAAAAAATCTGGTAATACCCTTCTCTATCCGAGTTGTAGAGACTACTTCCCGTAATTTCAGATGTTTCCTCTATTGTAGAATTGCTACTTCTTGGTATAGCCTTCTCTTTTTTCTTAGTCTTCCCGTTTTCTTTTAGAAATGGATTTTCCTCGGTAACAAGGTCGTTTTCAGCAATACGTTCTTGATTTTCAGCCTTTTCGTCATGAGTATTGTCATTTTTTGCACTAACCGCAACAACACTGGAACCATTCATTTTTCCTATTGCCTGATCTTCAACCAGCATGTAGGTGAAATTATTGACTTCCGTATCGTATTGTAATAGAAACGAAAAAATACTCCCATTTTTGGTTATCACCGTGAGATTACTGGCCGCTCCCTTTCTTGCAACTAGAGTAGCCATTCTAGCGTCCGGCTCATATTCAAACTTATAATGAGGTGCAGGCTCTATTACTTTTTTGATTTCTGAAGGAAAAAATAAGGTAACCGTTATACTTTCATTTACGGTTACTGGTATAGGTGAATTATTCGCTTTCATTGCCACTGTAGTAAATGCAACGAATAAAATGAGAAATAGACTCTTCAGTTTCATAATCAAGTAGGTTTTAAGGTAATTTGGGATAAAATACCTTGTCTTTTGGACGCATAGCACTGCAAAAATATCACCTATTATTTAACTCCAATAATTTTTTCGTTATCCCGATTAAAATTTCGATATACTGAGTAGAACGTTGCTTTTAAACGATAGAATAATTTTAATGATAAAAATATTGGCGGTTTAGCGTACCAATCCGCAAATGGTAAAACACAAAATATTTGGAATTATATACGTTGAACGTCGTAATTTTCAACTACAATAATTTCTTAACAACGCCCACTTTCGTTAGATTTGTGAGCTTAGAATTTATATAATATGAATACAAAAAAGACATTATTCGATAAAGTTTGGGATTCGCATGTGGTACAACACATAGAAAACGGACCGGACGTATTGTTTATTGACCGCCACATGGTGCACGAAGTAACGAGTCCTGTTGCTTTTTTAGGAATAAAAAACAGGAACATCCCAGTGATGTATCCTGAAAAAACGTTTGCTACGGCAGATCATAACACACCTACCATCAACCAGCACCTACCTGTTGAAGATCCACTTTCTGCGAACCAACTTCGCATGCTAGAGGAAAACTCTAACGAATTTGGTATTTCATATTGGGGGCTTGGGCATGAAAAGAACGGTATTGTTCATGTTGTCGGTCCTGAATACGGTATTACGCAACCAGGCGCTACAATTGTTTGTGGTGATTCTCATACCTCTACCCACGGTGCTTTTGGCGCTATTGCTTTTGGTATTGGAACATCTGAAGTGGAAATGGTTTTGGCTACACAATGTATTATGCAGACCAAGCCTAAAAGCATGCGGATTAATGTTGAAGGCAGCTTGAGTAAAGGAGTAACTCCTAAAGATGTTGCTTTGTACATCATCTCTCAGTTGACAACTTCTGGTGCTACAGGCTATTTTGTTGAGTATGCAGGTCAGGTTTTCCGCGATATGACTATGGAAGGTCGTATGACGGTTTGTAACCTTAGTATTGAGATGGGTGCTCGTGGAGGTATGATAGCTCCGGACGAGAAAACATTCGAATACGTAAAAGGAAGAGAGTTTACCCCTTCTGGTGCAGCGTGGGATAAAGCCATGGCGTATTGGGAATCGCTTCCAACCGAAGAAGGTGCGGAATTCGATAAAGAAATTACTTTTAATGCCTCTGATATAGAACCGATGATTACTTACGGTACAAACCCAGGTATGGGCATCGGAATTTCTAATGGTATTCCACAAGCGGATGCTGTAGAAGGAGGCGTAGCCACGTATAGAAAATCGTTGCAGTACATGAACTTCAGTGAAGGCGATAGTATGATGGGCAAACCTATCGATTTCGTTTTCTTGGGAAGTTGTACCAACGGAAGAATTGAAGATTTTAGATTGTTCACATCGCTGATAAAAGGACGTCAAAAAGCACCAAATGTTACGGCTTGGTTGGTTCCTGGTTCACACAAAGTTGAAAAAGCCATAAAAGACGAAGGTCTATTAGCTATTTTGAACGAAGCCGGTTTTGAACTTCGTGAGCCTGGTTGCTCTGCTTGCTTGGCAATGAACGACGATAAAGTGCCTGCCGGAAAATATGCGGTAAGTACTTCCAACAGAAACTTTGAAGGTAGACAAGGTCCTGGTTCAAGAACGTTATTAGCTAGTCCACTTGTTGCAGCAGCAGCAGCGGTTACGGGTAAGGTCACCGATCCAAGAGAATTAATGGAGCTTGAAACGGCCTAACCTTATTTACATCTAAATTCAGAATTACAATTTGAAATTATGGCATACGATAAATTCAATACATTAAAATCATCGGCAGTACCACTTCCTATTGAGAATGTGGACACCGATCAAATTATACCTGCAAGATTCTTAAAAGCTATCGAACGTAAAGGTTTTGGCGATAATCTTTTTAGAGATTGGCGTTACAACGGTGACGGTTCAGAAAAGAAAGACTTTGTACTGAACAACCCTACCTATAGCGGTAAAATTTTAGTAGGAGGTAAAAACTTTGGTTCCGGTTCTTCACGTGAGCATGCAGCCTGGGCAGTTTATGACTACGGATTCCGTTGTGTGGTTTCTAGTTTCTTTGCCGATATCTTTAGAAATAACTGTTTGAATATTGGTGTTCTTCCGGTTCAGGTGAGCGCTGATTTTCTAGACAAAATTCTAAAAGCCATTGAAGCAGATCCTAACGCTACTTTTGAAGTGAGCTTACCAGAACAGACTATTACAATAGACAGCAGTGGAGAATCTGAAAGTTTCGATATCAACGCTTATAAAAAAGCGAACCTATTAAATGGTTTTGATGATATAGACTACCTTTTGAATATACAGGAAGATATTAGAGAATTTGCTTCTGACAGGCCTTTATAAAGCTTGCAAAACAAGAGGCCGTCATATAACAATCTGTTGAATCTAGAGTTCGGCAGATTGTTTTCCTTTACATCCTCTAATAAATAAAACTACAGTTTAAGAACACACCCAACGCAAATGAAAAGAAAGCTGGAAATAATGGATACCACCCTTAGGGACGGGGAACAGACCTCGGGAGTATCTTTTTCGGTTTCGGAAAAATTAACCTTGGCCAAGCTACTTTTACAAGAATTGAAAGTAGACCGAATTGAAATTGCTTCAGCACGGGTTTCTGAAGGG from Zobellia alginiliquefaciens includes:
- the leuD gene encoding 3-isopropylmalate dehydratase small subunit, with amino-acid sequence MAYDKFNTLKSSAVPLPIENVDTDQIIPARFLKAIERKGFGDNLFRDWRYNGDGSEKKDFVLNNPTYSGKILVGGKNFGSGSSREHAAWAVYDYGFRCVVSSFFADIFRNNCLNIGVLPVQVSADFLDKILKAIEADPNATFEVSLPEQTITIDSSGESESFDINAYKKANLLNGFDDIDYLLNIQEDIREFASDRPL
- a CDS encoding DUF3592 domain-containing protein; translated protein: MKIHLLFILTALLYWPISAQDTDKNWIETKATITEIHNNIKARGTRSFATVSYLDENGKQQKSRVELLAIPFIGTLKSVNDSVTIYYDKANPALAKSPETSFLQSYGLYLLIGAGILFSLYNFRKKTGGSTD
- a CDS encoding DUF5018 domain-containing protein → MVRSIEKSIYASRTVSLLMLLAVLLASCSSENEDISLASQKDEFEEVQEEPIVITNPKITEFTFLSADNEGLIADIVGTLDEDNKKIYVALNSFMLSIEELIPTITVSSGATVSPKSKVVQDFNNEVTYTVTAGDGTTVIYTILPTIKSYICSANLQESGPIIVSEDNQKIENLYIKTSSQHGIEINNYSGVVISNCIIEYTGAYMGIKFSNADNLTIKNSYIKYTNAPVAGPLADFTSNCIEGLESQNLVITNVKVEDGSTGIRLNQCDDSELTYIEGHNMRGPYPRGQFVQYDKCIGGLLENFSVINDREVAWTEDNISIYKSAGQQIKKGLIIGNNSPTGVGILFEDQNTEGARGGFGGAVEDVDFLEMGNGVVSSVEGSKNVTFTRIRAKEIICGELGQGRGIPTSNSLIFAAFGTAENTGNNKIIDCLVYNSCNPTNIVWPENNFEVIDYRDDIDFEPRAPIVLNFYCLSDD
- the leuC gene encoding 3-isopropylmalate dehydratase large subunit produces the protein MNTKKTLFDKVWDSHVVQHIENGPDVLFIDRHMVHEVTSPVAFLGIKNRNIPVMYPEKTFATADHNTPTINQHLPVEDPLSANQLRMLEENSNEFGISYWGLGHEKNGIVHVVGPEYGITQPGATIVCGDSHTSTHGAFGAIAFGIGTSEVEMVLATQCIMQTKPKSMRINVEGSLSKGVTPKDVALYIISQLTTSGATGYFVEYAGQVFRDMTMEGRMTVCNLSIEMGARGGMIAPDEKTFEYVKGREFTPSGAAWDKAMAYWESLPTEEGAEFDKEITFNASDIEPMITYGTNPGMGIGISNGIPQADAVEGGVATYRKSLQYMNFSEGDSMMGKPIDFVFLGSCTNGRIEDFRLFTSLIKGRQKAPNVTAWLVPGSHKVEKAIKDEGLLAILNEAGFELREPGCSACLAMNDDKVPAGKYAVSTSNRNFEGRQGPGSRTLLASPLVAAAAAVTGKVTDPRELMELETA
- the katG gene encoding catalase/peroxidase HPI, with product MSSTNGKGEAWDVNESSAANCPFLNGEMHQAAGGGTTNKDWWPNMLNLNILRLHSKMADPMDDDFNYAEEFKSLDLAAVKKDLTELMTTSQDWWPADYGHYGPFFIRMAWHSAGTYRISDGRGGASAGNQRFAPLNSWPDNANLDKARLLLWPIKQKYGKKISWADLLILTGNVAHESMGLPMFGFAGGREDIWQPEEDVYWGSETEWLGNKQRYDEDGNELENPLGAAHMGLIYVNPEGHNANPDPLEAAHYIRQTFKRMAMDDYETVALIAGGHTFGKTHGAANPDDYVSAEPAAADITEQGLGWKSSYGSGSGADTITSGLEGAWSQTPTKWSHYFFENLFGFEWELTKSPAGAWQYKPVGDAGAGEMPDAHIEGKTHQPFMLVTDMSLRVDPEFEKISRNFLENPDEFKDAYARAWYKLTHRDMGPVDRYLGPEVPQEELLWQDPVPAVDFELINDADIADLKKTILSSGLSTAELVSTAWASASTFRGSDKRGGANGGRVRLAPQKDWKVNNPAQLAKVTSTLEKIQKDFNDSQSGNKKVSFADLVVLAGTAAVENAAKAAGFETSVGFNAGRTDATQEKTDIEAFEALEPIADGFRNYTKQKLSVQAEELLIDRANLLTLTAPEMTVLIGGLRVLGANYDGSNNGVFTKTPGALTNDFFVNLLDMGTTWKAASEDDTLFEGSDRKTGTVKWTGTRVDLIFGSNSELRALAEVYGTEDAKQKFVSDFAKTWTKVMNLDRYDI